The proteins below are encoded in one region of Amycolatopsis magusensis:
- the ssuE gene encoding NADPH-dependent FMN reductase, whose amino-acid sequence MSSILVLSGSPSAVSRTAALADHLAGRLRAHGHTVGAVRVRDLPAEPLVRADPAHPEIASVVEAIAAADGVVVASPVYKAAYSGVLKLLLDLLPQFALAGKVVLPVVTGGTTAHVLAIDYALRPVLSSLGADHIVPGWFVLDQHLEQAPEGLRVHQGTAAELYRVVDAFSGAVAARRPLVPTS is encoded by the coding sequence ATGTCGTCGATTCTCGTGCTCTCCGGCAGTCCGTCGGCGGTCTCGCGCACCGCCGCGCTGGCCGATCACCTGGCCGGCCGGCTGCGTGCCCACGGGCACACCGTCGGCGCGGTCCGGGTCCGCGACCTGCCCGCCGAACCGCTGGTCCGCGCGGATCCGGCGCACCCGGAGATCGCCAGCGTGGTCGAGGCGATCGCCGCGGCGGACGGCGTGGTGGTCGCCTCGCCGGTGTACAAGGCGGCGTACAGCGGGGTGCTCAAGCTGCTGCTCGACCTGCTCCCGCAGTTCGCGCTCGCGGGCAAGGTGGTGCTGCCGGTGGTCACCGGCGGCACCACCGCGCACGTGCTCGCGATCGACTACGCCCTGCGCCCGGTGCTGTCCTCCCTCGGCGCGGACCACATCGTGCCCGGCTGGTTCGTGCTGGACCAGCACCTCGAGCAAGCCCCCGAAGGGCTGCGCGTGCACCAGGGCACCGCCGCCGAGCTGTACCGGGTGGTCGATGCGTTCTCCGGCGCGGTTGCCGCCCGCCGCCCCCTGGTACCCACGTCGTGA
- a CDS encoding acyl-CoA dehydrogenase family protein: MTTTEHSVDWAARPAPADSAGWVARASEVATILAADAVARERAGRTPHAEVRLLKDAGLVTLLGPAEHGGGGQDWTTAYRVIREVATGDGSIGQLIGYHYLWAWAARLVATPEQIAAVEEQATRERWFFGGAVNPRDNDLTITDEGDELVFDGRKSFSTGSKVSDVTVLEGVLTGTDKHIFAIVPSAQEGIVFNDDWDNLGQQLTESGSVEIRGVRVPWAQAAGYVGKQFQPRTYNTLNVPLIQLVFTNFYLGIARGALTTATAYTRERTRPWPYGGDNKDSATEEFYILETYGDLQAKLWAAEALAERAAASIEAINAHADSVTERERGEAAVVIAAAKQRAIDTGLEIGSRVFEVTGARASANSVGLDIFWRNIRTHSLHDPVAYKRAEVGRYALLGELPEPTWYT; encoded by the coding sequence ATGACCACCACCGAACACAGCGTCGACTGGGCCGCGCGGCCCGCACCGGCCGACTCCGCCGGCTGGGTGGCCCGCGCGAGCGAGGTCGCCACCATCCTGGCCGCCGACGCGGTGGCACGTGAGCGGGCGGGCCGCACCCCGCACGCCGAGGTGCGACTGCTCAAGGACGCCGGGCTGGTCACCCTGCTGGGCCCGGCCGAGCACGGCGGTGGCGGGCAGGACTGGACCACGGCCTACCGGGTGATCCGCGAGGTGGCCACCGGCGACGGCTCGATCGGCCAGCTCATCGGCTACCACTACCTGTGGGCGTGGGCCGCGCGCCTGGTCGCCACCCCGGAGCAGATCGCCGCGGTCGAAGAGCAGGCGACCCGCGAACGCTGGTTCTTCGGCGGCGCGGTCAACCCGCGCGACAACGACCTCACCATCACCGACGAGGGCGACGAACTCGTCTTCGACGGCCGCAAGTCCTTCTCCACCGGCAGCAAGGTCTCCGACGTGACCGTGCTGGAGGGCGTGCTCACCGGCACGGACAAGCACATCTTCGCGATCGTGCCGTCCGCGCAGGAGGGCATCGTCTTCAACGACGACTGGGACAACCTCGGGCAGCAGCTCACCGAGAGCGGCAGCGTCGAGATCCGGGGCGTGCGGGTGCCGTGGGCGCAGGCGGCCGGGTACGTGGGCAAGCAGTTCCAGCCACGCACCTACAACACCCTCAACGTGCCGCTGATCCAGCTGGTGTTCACCAACTTCTACCTCGGCATCGCCCGCGGCGCGCTGACCACGGCGACCGCCTACACCCGCGAGCGCACCCGGCCGTGGCCCTACGGCGGTGACAACAAGGACTCGGCCACCGAGGAGTTCTACATCCTGGAGACCTACGGCGATCTGCAGGCCAAGCTGTGGGCCGCCGAAGCGCTCGCGGAACGCGCCGCCGCCTCGATCGAGGCGATCAACGCGCACGCGGATTCGGTCACCGAACGCGAACGAGGCGAGGCGGCGGTGGTGATCGCCGCGGCCAAGCAGCGGGCGATCGACACCGGCCTGGAGATCGGGAGCCGCGTGTTCGAGGTGACCGGGGCCAGGGCCAGCGCGAACTCGGTCGGGCTGGACATCTTCTGGCGCAACATCCGCACGCACAGCCTGCACGACCCGGTGGCCTACAAACGCGCCGAGGTCGGGCGGTACGCGCTGCTCGGCGAACTGCCCGAGCCGACCTGGTACACCTGA
- the sfnG gene encoding dimethylsulfone monooxygenase SfnG yields the protein MPTEHPLDEPLRFAYWVPNVSGGLVTSKIEQRTDWSYDYNRRLAVLAEHNGFDYALSQVRYMASYGAAYQQESTSFSLALLLATERLKVIAAVHPGLWHPAVLAKLIATADHLSGGRAAVNVVSGWFKGEFTALGEHWLEHDERYRRSEEFIRVLRAAWTEEHAEFAGDFYRLRGYDLKPKPVDVPGRTHPEIFQGGNSTAARAMAGRVSDWYFSNGKDFDGISEQIAEVGQTAQAHDRTVRFGLNAFLIARETEAEARDTLREIVAKADVEAVHGFRDAVRQAGSSTSDKRGMWSDSEFDDLVQYNDGFRSKLIGTPEQIAHRIVEYKRRGVNLLLLGFLHYLEEVEYFGTHVLPIVRELEAGLVPGAGTPEPVGGLR from the coding sequence ATGCCCACCGAACACCCCCTCGACGAACCACTGCGGTTCGCCTACTGGGTGCCCAACGTCAGCGGCGGCCTGGTGACGAGCAAGATCGAGCAGCGCACCGACTGGAGCTACGACTACAACCGCCGTCTCGCCGTGCTCGCCGAGCACAACGGCTTCGACTACGCCCTTTCCCAGGTCCGCTACATGGCCAGCTACGGCGCCGCCTACCAGCAGGAGTCCACCAGTTTCAGCCTCGCGCTGCTGCTGGCCACCGAACGGCTGAAGGTCATCGCCGCGGTCCACCCCGGCCTGTGGCACCCGGCCGTGCTGGCCAAGCTGATCGCCACCGCCGACCACCTTTCCGGCGGCCGCGCCGCGGTCAACGTGGTCAGCGGCTGGTTCAAAGGCGAATTCACCGCACTCGGCGAGCACTGGCTCGAACACGACGAGCGGTACCGCCGCTCGGAAGAATTCATCCGGGTGCTCCGCGCCGCCTGGACCGAGGAGCACGCCGAATTCGCCGGTGACTTCTACCGCCTGCGCGGTTACGACCTCAAACCGAAACCGGTGGACGTGCCCGGCCGCACCCACCCCGAAATCTTCCAGGGCGGCAATTCCACCGCCGCCAGGGCGATGGCCGGCCGCGTTTCGGACTGGTACTTCAGCAACGGCAAGGATTTCGACGGGATCAGCGAACAGATAGCCGAAGTCGGCCAGACCGCACAGGCGCACGACCGGACTGTCCGATTCGGACTGAACGCCTTCCTCATCGCCCGCGAGACCGAGGCCGAGGCGCGCGACACCCTGCGCGAGATCGTCGCCAAGGCCGACGTCGAGGCGGTGCACGGCTTCCGCGACGCGGTCCGCCAGGCCGGAAGCTCCACTTCGGACAAACGCGGGATGTGGTCGGACTCGGAGTTCGACGACCTGGTGCAGTACAACGACGGCTTCCGCAGCAAGCTGATCGGCACCCCGGAGCAGATCGCCCACCGCATCGTCGAGTACAAGCGGCGCGGGGTGAACCTGCTCCTGCTCGGTTTCCTGCACTACCTCGAAGAGGTCGAATACTTCGGCACGCACGTGCTGCCCATCGTCCGCGAGCTGGAGGCCGGCCTGGTCCCCGGCGCGGGCACCCCGGAACCCGTGGGAGGACTCCGATGA
- a CDS encoding excalibur calcium-binding domain-containing protein: protein MSTTKPGLPQSPMKRMPKWLKITLSVFAVLFVLALIFGESAPEKPAPPAAAPTTTTSTPASKVPQPAEYVVAGVEDGDTVELTGPAGTISARILGIETPPPTGDSCFRDEAYQWANLALSGKEVTAVVDEVQRTVVSLVLADGTDYVTQTLQTGRAKFAADAALGTAAAGLRTAEAAAKAAGLGLWAQPCGGVITSAPKQAAVPQPAPAPAPAPTKQAAPPKTTAPVEAPEPAAAYYKNCDAARAAGAAPLSAGDPGYSLKLDRDKDGIACE from the coding sequence ATGAGCACCACGAAACCCGGCCTGCCCCAGTCGCCGATGAAGCGCATGCCGAAATGGCTCAAGATCACGCTTTCGGTCTTCGCCGTGTTGTTCGTCCTCGCGCTCATCTTCGGGGAATCCGCACCCGAGAAGCCGGCGCCACCGGCCGCCGCGCCGACGACCACCACGTCCACGCCGGCGAGCAAAGTGCCGCAGCCCGCCGAGTACGTCGTCGCCGGCGTCGAGGACGGCGACACCGTCGAGCTGACCGGACCCGCCGGGACGATCTCGGCGCGCATCCTCGGCATCGAGACCCCGCCGCCGACCGGCGACAGCTGCTTCCGCGACGAGGCCTACCAGTGGGCCAACCTGGCGCTCTCCGGCAAGGAAGTGACGGCCGTGGTCGACGAAGTCCAGCGGACCGTAGTGTCCCTGGTGCTTGCGGACGGCACCGACTACGTGACCCAGACGCTGCAGACCGGCCGGGCGAAGTTCGCCGCCGACGCCGCGCTCGGCACGGCGGCGGCCGGGCTCCGGACGGCCGAAGCGGCGGCCAAGGCCGCCGGGCTCGGGTTGTGGGCGCAGCCGTGCGGCGGGGTGATCACCAGCGCGCCGAAGCAGGCCGCCGTGCCGCAGCCCGCCCCCGCACCCGCACCCGCGCCGACCAAGCAGGCCGCCCCGCCCAAGACCACGGCCCCGGTCGAAGCGCCCGAACCGGCCGCCGCCTACTACAAGAACTGCGACGCCGCCCGTGCCGCCGGGGCCGCCCCGCTCAGCGCGGGCGACCCGGGGTACAGCTTGAAGCTCGACCGCGACAAGGACGGCATCGCCTGCGAGTGA
- a CDS encoding glycoside hydrolase family 16 protein: MATDRRRFLIAGSAGLLGVAAGGLRPAAAATWETVLSGSFSGYPALESAWHYRYPWGSDHNGTARMYGSASDHNHVYLEGSGVLVLKASRINWDEGTSSKDPYLPIHYHSGTLHAKQQVVVSDQFPQWEVRGEFQAPSARGTWPAFWLTGATSWPPESDILEYKGDARNWFNTYKNASGGWSSTVVNVSNPGSWHGYRAWIAKVSATDADIHYYLDGNWVGQHRAANFVNKPMWLILNLQMEGSSGSPGPSGDTYYRARNVYVGRSRA; this comes from the coding sequence ATGGCAACGGACAGACGCCGCTTCCTCATCGCCGGTTCCGCCGGTCTGCTCGGCGTGGCGGCCGGCGGTCTCCGCCCGGCCGCGGCCGCCACCTGGGAAACCGTGCTCAGCGGCAGCTTCTCCGGGTATCCGGCACTGGAATCGGCGTGGCACTACAGGTACCCGTGGGGTTCGGACCACAACGGCACCGCCCGGATGTACGGCAGCGCGTCCGACCACAACCACGTGTACCTCGAGGGTTCCGGCGTGCTGGTGCTCAAGGCGAGCCGGATCAACTGGGACGAGGGCACCAGCAGCAAGGACCCGTACCTGCCGATCCACTACCACTCCGGGACGCTGCACGCGAAGCAGCAGGTGGTCGTCAGCGACCAGTTCCCGCAGTGGGAGGTCCGTGGCGAGTTCCAGGCGCCGTCGGCCCGCGGCACCTGGCCCGCGTTCTGGCTGACCGGCGCCACCAGCTGGCCGCCGGAGAGCGACATCCTCGAATACAAGGGCGACGCGCGGAACTGGTTCAACACCTACAAGAACGCCAGCGGCGGCTGGTCCAGCACGGTCGTCAACGTGAGCAACCCGGGCTCATGGCACGGTTATCGCGCGTGGATCGCGAAGGTCAGCGCCACCGACGCCGATATCCACTACTACCTCGACGGCAACTGGGTCGGCCAGCACCGCGCCGCGAACTTCGTGAACAAGCCGATGTGGCTCATCCTGAACCTGCAGATGGAAGGTTCGTCCGGGTCGCCGGGGCCGTCCGGCGACACCTACTACCGGGCGCGCAACGTCTACGTCGGCCGCTCGCGCGCCTGA
- a CDS encoding formylglycine-generating enzyme family protein, protein MIAIPPGRVTLADRRTQRSWPVALEAYRISAVPVTQELYAAVTGKRPSAATGDRLPVESVSWLDAVGFCNALSGREGLTPAYRLEADAEDVEWDTAADGYRLPTEAEWEHACRAGSTEARYGPIDQIAWYRGNSGERVHEVGGKRPNAWGLHDTLGNVWEWCWDVYDAEVYGTYRVLRGGGWFDEHWSCRASVRRRSHPTFTVDDVGFRLARSQTL, encoded by the coding sequence ATGATCGCGATCCCGCCGGGCCGGGTGACCCTGGCCGACCGCCGGACCCAGCGCAGCTGGCCGGTGGCGCTGGAGGCCTACCGCATTTCGGCGGTCCCGGTCACGCAGGAGCTGTACGCGGCGGTGACCGGGAAGCGGCCGAGCGCCGCCACCGGTGACCGGCTGCCGGTGGAGAGCGTGTCGTGGCTGGACGCGGTCGGGTTCTGCAACGCGTTGTCCGGACGCGAGGGACTGACCCCGGCCTACCGCCTCGAAGCGGACGCCGAGGACGTCGAGTGGGACACCGCCGCCGACGGCTACCGCCTGCCCACCGAGGCCGAGTGGGAGCACGCCTGCCGCGCGGGCAGCACCGAGGCGCGGTACGGCCCGATCGATCAGATCGCCTGGTACCGCGGCAATTCCGGGGAACGCGTGCACGAGGTCGGCGGCAAGCGCCCGAACGCCTGGGGGCTCCACGACACGCTCGGCAACGTGTGGGAGTGGTGCTGGGACGTCTACGACGCGGAGGTCTACGGCACCTACCGGGTGCTCCGCGGCGGCGGCTGGTTCGACGAGCACTGGAGCTGCCGCGCCTCGGTCCGGCGCCGCAGCCACCCGACCTTCACCGTCGACGACGTCGGCTTCCGGCTCGCGCGGTCCCAGACTTTGTGA
- a CDS encoding GNAT family N-acetyltransferase, which produces MRHTIRAFEPGDQDAVTALALRAWAPVFASLEQALGSLFAVMHQDWRADQRQAVEAACQDENLTVWVAEADSSVSGFAAARLDHDERIGEIHMIAVDPDHQRAGVASALTEHAVRWFTGHGMTLAMVETGGDPGHAPARRTYERNGFTPLPIARYFREL; this is translated from the coding sequence ATGCGCCACACCATCCGCGCCTTCGAGCCCGGCGACCAGGACGCGGTGACCGCACTGGCCCTGCGTGCGTGGGCGCCGGTCTTCGCCTCGCTCGAGCAGGCGCTCGGCAGCCTGTTCGCGGTGATGCACCAGGACTGGCGGGCAGACCAGCGGCAGGCGGTGGAAGCGGCCTGCCAGGACGAGAACCTCACCGTCTGGGTCGCCGAGGCCGACTCGTCCGTCTCCGGTTTCGCCGCTGCCCGGCTCGACCACGACGAACGGATCGGCGAGATCCACATGATCGCCGTCGACCCGGACCACCAGCGGGCGGGCGTCGCCTCCGCGCTCACCGAACACGCCGTGCGGTGGTTCACCGGACACGGCATGACGCTGGCCATGGTGGAGACCGGCGGCGACCCCGGCCACGCCCCGGCCCGCCGCACCTACGAGCGCAACGGCTTCACGCCACTGCCGATCGCCCGGTACTTCCGGGAGCTCTGA
- a CDS encoding VOC family protein, producing MSEFKSPVPMPGPGVTAPEPYREFYGMPMFVILPTADVEESKDFWIRGLGFIDLFSAPENQVVHLRRWAFQDVLLVPGEPMPEPTLMSTSFSCVLDEIEPIAARCEELRPGSTTAPVEQPWNSVELTVLTPENARVVMTAARRIDPDSPVADHLREMGIDLPRG from the coding sequence ATGAGCGAGTTCAAGAGCCCCGTCCCGATGCCCGGCCCCGGCGTGACCGCGCCCGAGCCCTATCGGGAGTTCTACGGCATGCCGATGTTCGTCATCCTGCCCACCGCCGACGTCGAGGAGTCCAAGGATTTCTGGATCCGCGGCCTCGGCTTCATCGACCTCTTCTCCGCCCCGGAGAACCAGGTGGTCCACCTGCGGCGGTGGGCCTTCCAGGACGTTCTCCTGGTGCCAGGGGAGCCGATGCCCGAACCCACCCTGATGAGCACCAGCTTCTCCTGCGTGCTCGACGAGATAGAGCCGATCGCCGCGCGCTGCGAGGAACTCCGGCCCGGCAGCACCACCGCCCCGGTGGAGCAGCCGTGGAACTCGGTCGAGCTGACCGTGCTCACCCCGGAGAACGCCCGCGTGGTGATGACCGCCGCCCGCCGGATCGATCCGGACAGCCCCGTGGCCGACCACCTGCGGGAAATGGGTATCGACCTCCCCCGCGGATGA
- a CDS encoding MerR family transcriptional regulator, with protein sequence MIDPAPPGPGGLTVGRAAALVGVSVKTLHHWDGIGLVRPSGRTWAGYRVYSADDVARIHRVLVYREIGFPLAEIGRILDDPRTDAQDHLRRQREELVERIERLQRMVGSVDRMMAASKVGMRLTAEEQVEIFGDHWQPSWVEDAEEKWGESPQWAQYAERAAERTPEDWKELVATADELHDDLAAACQAGVAPGSDAANVLAERHRAMQSEYFDCTHSMHACLGRTFATDPGFRSYYDGFTPGLACWLRAVIFANAEAHGIDPETAVWE encoded by the coding sequence GTGATCGATCCCGCCCCGCCCGGCCCCGGCGGCCTGACCGTGGGCCGGGCGGCCGCGCTGGTCGGGGTCAGCGTCAAGACCCTGCACCACTGGGACGGCATCGGCCTGGTGCGGCCGAGCGGGCGGACCTGGGCCGGGTACCGGGTGTACTCGGCGGACGACGTCGCCCGGATCCACCGGGTGCTGGTCTACCGGGAGATCGGCTTCCCGCTCGCCGAGATCGGCCGCATCCTGGACGACCCGCGCACCGACGCGCAGGACCACCTGCGCCGGCAGCGGGAAGAACTGGTGGAGCGCATCGAGCGGCTGCAGCGGATGGTCGGCTCGGTGGACCGGATGATGGCGGCCTCGAAGGTCGGCATGCGGTTGACCGCCGAAGAGCAGGTGGAGATTTTCGGCGACCACTGGCAGCCGTCCTGGGTGGAGGACGCCGAGGAGAAGTGGGGTGAGAGCCCGCAGTGGGCACAGTACGCCGAGCGGGCCGCGGAGCGGACCCCGGAGGACTGGAAGGAGCTCGTGGCCACGGCCGACGAGTTGCACGACGATCTCGCGGCGGCCTGCCAGGCCGGGGTCGCGCCCGGCTCGGACGCGGCGAACGTGCTGGCGGAACGGCATCGCGCGATGCAGTCGGAGTACTTCGACTGCACGCATTCGATGCACGCCTGCCTGGGCCGCACGTTCGCCACCGACCCGGGGTTCCGGTCCTACTACGACGGTTTCACCCCGGGACTGGCGTGCTGGCTGCGTGCGGTGATCTTCGCGAACGCCGAAGCACACGGGATCGACCCGGAGACCGCGGTGTGGGAGTGA
- a CDS encoding SAM-dependent methyltransferase yields MPAESTDTEVVILDDGVPTAARVYDVMLDGKDHYEIDRQVAHASLAVMPELKEIAAHNRAMLHRVVTHLAADQGITQFLDLGSGLPTARNTHEVAQQVNPDAKVVYVDIDPIVLAHGRALLQDNDNTRVVTADLREPREVLAHPEVLSMIDFSKPVCVMLVGILHHLLDEEDPAGIVRTLRDAAAPGSYFFITNFTRLSDSPESTELEQVLLSQLGTGRVRTPAELAAYFDGLELLPPGIVPLPLWRPETIVTDATTVGVRFMTGGVARKN; encoded by the coding sequence ATGCCTGCCGAGTCGACCGATACCGAAGTCGTCATCCTGGACGACGGGGTGCCGACCGCCGCCCGCGTCTACGACGTGATGCTCGACGGCAAGGACCACTACGAGATCGACCGCCAGGTCGCGCACGCCAGTCTCGCGGTGATGCCCGAGCTCAAGGAGATCGCGGCGCACAACCGGGCGATGCTGCACCGGGTGGTCACCCACCTGGCCGCCGACCAGGGCATCACCCAGTTCCTCGACCTCGGCTCCGGCCTGCCGACCGCGCGCAACACCCACGAGGTCGCGCAGCAGGTCAACCCGGACGCCAAGGTGGTCTACGTCGACATCGACCCGATCGTGCTGGCGCACGGCCGGGCGCTGCTGCAGGACAACGACAACACCCGCGTGGTGACCGCCGACCTGCGCGAGCCCCGGGAGGTGCTGGCGCACCCCGAGGTCCTCTCGATGATCGACTTCTCGAAGCCGGTCTGCGTGATGCTGGTGGGCATCCTGCACCACCTGCTCGACGAGGAGGACCCGGCGGGCATCGTGCGCACGCTGCGTGACGCGGCCGCCCCCGGCTCGTACTTCTTCATCACCAACTTCACCCGGCTCAGCGATTCCCCGGAGAGCACGGAGCTGGAACAGGTGCTGCTCTCGCAGCTGGGCACCGGCCGCGTGCGCACCCCGGCCGAGCTGGCCGCCTACTTCGACGGCCTCGAACTGCTCCCGCCGGGCATCGTGCCGCTGCCGCTGTGGCGCCCGGAAACCATCGTCACCGACGCCACCACCGTCGGCGTCCGGTTCATGACCGGGGGCGTGGCCCGCAAGAACTGA
- a CDS encoding sterol desaturase family protein: MPRAQLSLADAARVFRTRPSPWMIGTLLLAAAVTRALLGDWRLSDLLVPAVMLAVFPLFEWVVHVGVLHWRPRRIGRLTIDSLLARKHREHHGDPRDVPLIFIPWQTLLWLLPAVTAIGLFAFPRPETGLTFLTCLGLLGLGYEWTHYLVHSDYRPRTRLYRAIWRNHRLHHFKNEHYWFTVTTSGTADRVLGTYPDPTGVPNSPTTKTLHADS, translated from the coding sequence ATGCCCCGTGCACAGCTGTCCCTTGCCGACGCCGCCCGGGTGTTCCGGACCCGGCCGTCGCCGTGGATGATCGGCACACTGCTGCTCGCCGCGGCCGTCACGCGCGCACTGCTCGGCGATTGGCGATTGAGCGACCTGCTCGTCCCGGCGGTCATGCTCGCGGTGTTCCCGCTGTTCGAATGGGTCGTGCACGTAGGCGTGCTGCACTGGCGGCCGCGCCGGATCGGGCGGCTCACCATCGACTCGCTGCTCGCCCGCAAACACCGCGAGCACCACGGCGATCCGCGTGACGTGCCACTGATCTTCATCCCGTGGCAGACCCTGCTGTGGCTGCTGCCCGCGGTCACCGCGATCGGCCTGTTCGCCTTCCCGCGCCCGGAAACCGGGCTGACCTTCCTGACCTGCCTGGGCCTGCTCGGACTCGGCTACGAATGGACGCACTACCTGGTGCACAGCGACTACCGGCCACGCACCCGGCTTTACCGCGCGATCTGGCGCAACCACCGGCTGCACCACTTCAAGAACGAGCACTACTGGTTCACCGTGACCACCTCGGGCACCGCCGACCGGGTACTCGGCACCTACCCGGACCCGACCGGCGTACCCAACTCGCCCACCACGAAGACCCTGCACGCCGACTCCTGA
- a CDS encoding FadR/GntR family transcriptional regulator codes for MTAFRRVERRSVPDEVFQQLLDGVVDGELGPGASLPAERQLAEVLGVSRPAVREALQRLAQTGLVEVRQGGATTVRDFRHHGGLDLLPRLLIRAGRLDTGVVRSIMEARLTVGQEVAALAADRAGARLETPLREAISSLTNTDDPVSQQRHALEFWGHVVDGADSIVFRLMFNNLRAAYEPALDALANVLGAEVGRAGHYREVTDAIVAGDPALAKRSAAELLRLATSEMDEVLRRLDASAES; via the coding sequence ATGACCGCGTTCAGACGGGTGGAACGCCGCTCGGTGCCCGACGAGGTGTTCCAGCAACTGCTGGACGGGGTGGTCGACGGCGAGCTCGGCCCCGGCGCCAGCCTGCCCGCCGAGCGCCAGCTCGCCGAGGTGCTCGGGGTTTCGCGCCCGGCGGTCCGCGAGGCGTTGCAGCGGCTCGCGCAGACGGGACTGGTCGAGGTGCGCCAGGGCGGCGCCACCACGGTGCGCGACTTCCGCCACCACGGGGGCCTGGACCTGTTGCCACGGCTGCTGATCCGGGCGGGACGGCTGGACACGGGTGTGGTCCGCAGCATCATGGAGGCGCGGCTGACGGTGGGGCAGGAGGTTGCCGCGCTGGCCGCCGACCGGGCCGGGGCGCGGCTGGAAACCCCGCTGCGCGAAGCGATTTCTTCGCTGACGAATACCGACGACCCGGTCTCGCAGCAGCGGCACGCGCTGGAGTTCTGGGGACACGTGGTCGACGGCGCCGACTCTATCGTGTTCCGGTTGATGTTCAACAACCTGCGTGCCGCCTACGAACCCGCGCTGGACGCGCTCGCCAACGTGCTCGGCGCCGAAGTCGGCCGCGCCGGGCACTACCGCGAGGTCACCGACGCCATCGTGGCCGGGGACCCGGCGCTGGCGAAGCGAAGCGCGGCGGAGTTGTTGCGGCTGGCCACTTCCGAGATGGACGAAGTGCTCCGCCGGCTGGACGCCTCAGCCGAGTCGTAG
- a CDS encoding MmcQ/YjbR family DNA-binding protein: MGPQEVSAHALSLPAAVEDHPFSPEIDVYKIEGRIFALLSTMDGTPCVSLKCDPELALHLRHEHPAIRPGYHLNKRHWNTVLLDGSVPDDEVLDLVDHSYERVVAGLPKAVRLRLG; encoded by the coding sequence GTGGGACCGCAGGAAGTGAGCGCGCACGCGCTGTCGTTGCCCGCCGCGGTGGAGGATCACCCGTTCAGCCCGGAGATCGACGTCTACAAGATCGAGGGCAGGATCTTCGCCTTGTTGTCCACAATGGACGGCACGCCGTGCGTGTCGCTCAAGTGCGACCCCGAACTCGCCCTGCACCTGCGGCACGAGCACCCGGCGATCAGGCCCGGCTACCACCTGAACAAGCGCCACTGGAACACCGTGCTGCTCGACGGTTCGGTGCCGGACGACGAGGTGCTCGACCTGGTCGACCACTCCTACGAACGCGTGGTCGCCGGGCTCCCGAAGGCGGTGCGCCTACGACTCGGCTGA